One region of Desulfovibrio sp. JC022 genomic DNA includes:
- a CDS encoding FAD-binding oxidoreductase codes for MKQYPEQLSRSHKRFLKNLFPGRESSFDDGTLLACGVDASQRHAKPLALVRPQDTAQVAELLKWAQTERVPIYPRARATNKVGNCVPVHHGVVVSMLDMNSILDIDGRDFVAVTQPGVITADLQRAVEAQGLFYPPDPASMKISTIGGNISTCAGGMRAVKYGVTRDYVLGLEVVLPGGEVIRTGGRTQKNVVGLDLTRLMVGSAGTLGLVTEATLKLLLLPETSASVLVGFKDLDGCLNGAEAVFGCGILPTAMELMDRNTIRALEMHSDIPWPEGTGGLLLLKIDGSAESVKTDLLRIEEALRNVAVTFVEKGGGEDQERLWELRRVISPAAFNLAPNKQGEDVAVPRGRVAEAIKGYHAIGEQLGVVVLCFGHLGDGNIHVSTMYDKNAPGQQENALKAKQQIFSLTLDLGGTLSGEHGIGLTKAQYINMQLDKTQQRLMSGIKKTFDPLKIMNSGKVV; via the coding sequence ATGAAACAATATCCAGAACAATTATCCCGTTCCCATAAAAGATTTCTCAAAAATCTATTCCCCGGCAGGGAATCGAGCTTTGATGACGGAACTTTGCTGGCCTGCGGCGTGGATGCCAGCCAGAGACACGCAAAACCGCTGGCTTTGGTGCGTCCGCAAGATACCGCACAAGTTGCGGAGCTACTCAAGTGGGCACAGACAGAACGGGTGCCGATTTATCCGCGTGCACGGGCGACCAATAAAGTTGGCAACTGCGTTCCGGTCCACCACGGGGTGGTGGTCTCTATGCTTGATATGAATTCTATTCTGGATATTGACGGGCGTGATTTTGTCGCTGTTACCCAGCCGGGAGTGATTACCGCTGACTTGCAGAGGGCTGTGGAAGCGCAGGGGCTGTTTTATCCGCCTGATCCGGCAAGCATGAAAATTTCTACCATCGGCGGCAATATATCCACTTGCGCCGGGGGGATGCGGGCCGTGAAATACGGAGTGACTCGCGATTACGTGCTCGGCCTTGAAGTTGTCCTGCCCGGAGGTGAAGTCATTCGCACTGGAGGCCGCACCCAGAAGAATGTAGTCGGGCTGGACCTGACCCGGCTTATGGTCGGCTCTGCCGGAACATTGGGGTTGGTTACCGAGGCAACCCTTAAGCTGTTGCTCCTGCCGGAAACATCGGCATCTGTGCTGGTGGGATTCAAGGATCTTGATGGCTGCCTGAATGGAGCTGAGGCTGTGTTCGGTTGCGGAATTCTGCCCACAGCCATGGAGCTCATGGACCGCAATACCATCCGGGCCTTGGAGATGCATTCGGATATTCCGTGGCCTGAAGGAACCGGGGGATTGCTTCTGCTTAAAATCGACGGTTCTGCGGAGTCTGTGAAAACCGATCTTTTACGCATTGAAGAGGCTTTGCGGAATGTTGCGGTTACCTTTGTGGAAAAAGGCGGCGGCGAGGATCAGGAACGGCTCTGGGAATTGCGCCGGGTCATCAGTCCGGCGGCGTTTAATCTTGCTCCCAACAAGCAGGGCGAAGATGTTGCCGTACCCCGCGGACGAGTTGCCGAGGCCATTAAGGGCTACCATGCCATTGGGGAGCAGCTTGGGGTTGTTGTTCTCTGTTTTGGGCATCTGGGAGACGGCAATATTCATGTCAGCACCATGTATGACAAAAACGCTCCCGGACAACAGGAGAACGCACTCAAAGCCAAGCAGCAGATTTTCAGCCTGACCCTTGATCTGGGCGGCACTCTTTCCGGTGAACACGGTATAGGGTTGACCAAGGCCCAATATATCAACATGCAGCTGGATAAAACTCAGCAGCGGCTCATGAGTGGTATTAAGAAAACTTTCGATCCTTTGAAGATCATGAATTCCGGGAAGGTGGTCTGA
- a CDS encoding LysR family transcriptional regulator codes for MELYQIKTFVVVVEEGNMTRAAKRLHASQSTISLHIKSLEEEFDVRLFLRTPKGMQPTAEGKLLLEKARDILDSVEKFESEALSLKGELSGEARLGLQTSPVYLRTPQLIKLIKEEFPGLSVRLVQMPTWTIRSDIAARKLDGGFFYSNCAPEEVDGILLENTMLHVVGPASWKDRMADANWEDLSKLDWIWTPEECSFNVKLEETFSSRDLEVSKSMIADSEDTHNALVKSGNGITVMRADEAAEGVEKGEFFIWPGGHIEVGLYFGFPRNKADDPVVRALLDCVEKVWEKA; via the coding sequence ATGGAACTATATCAGATTAAGACATTCGTGGTGGTGGTTGAAGAGGGGAATATGACCCGTGCGGCTAAACGGTTGCACGCCAGCCAGTCCACCATCAGCCTGCATATCAAGTCCCTTGAAGAAGAATTTGACGTGCGCCTTTTTCTACGCACCCCCAAGGGCATGCAGCCTACAGCTGAAGGCAAGCTGTTATTGGAAAAAGCCCGTGATATTCTAGATTCTGTTGAGAAATTTGAATCCGAGGCCCTGAGCCTGAAGGGGGAGCTTTCCGGTGAAGCCCGATTAGGCTTGCAAACATCTCCAGTGTATCTCAGGACTCCGCAGCTCATTAAATTGATCAAGGAAGAGTTTCCGGGTTTATCTGTGCGTCTGGTGCAGATGCCCACTTGGACAATCCGCAGTGATATTGCCGCCCGCAAGCTTGATGGCGGCTTTTTTTATTCCAATTGCGCGCCCGAAGAGGTGGACGGTATTCTGCTGGAGAACACCATGTTGCACGTGGTCGGTCCGGCTTCATGGAAGGATCGCATGGCCGATGCCAATTGGGAAGACCTTTCCAAACTGGACTGGATCTGGACCCCGGAAGAATGTTCTTTTAACGTCAAGCTCGAAGAAACTTTTTCCTCCCGCGATCTCGAAGTTTCCAAGTCCATGATTGCTGACAGCGAAGATACCCACAACGCGCTGGTCAAGTCCGGTAACGGCATTACCGTCATGCGCGCTGACGAAGCCGCCGAAGGGGTCGAAAAGGGCGAATTTTTCATTTGGCCCGGCGGGCATATCGAAGTGGGATTATATTTTGGTTTTCCACGCAATAAAGCGGACGATCCGGTTGTTAGAGCGTTATTGGATTGCGTTGAAAAGGTTTGGGAAAAGGCGTAG
- the smpB gene encoding SsrA-binding protein SmpB: MARKKKKKSPSSIALNKQARRNYEFVETMEAGLVLKGTEVKSLRQGQVSFMDGYINFKDGEAWLIGIHIAPYDHAGHTQHEPDRPRKLLLHAREIEKLQTRVDQKGLTVVPVKLYFSRGKIKLEIALAKGRNVHNRKEELKRRDIARDTARQLANY, encoded by the coding sequence ATGGCTAGAAAGAAAAAGAAGAAGAGCCCTTCTTCCATTGCGCTCAATAAACAGGCCCGCCGTAATTACGAATTCGTGGAAACCATGGAAGCCGGGCTGGTGCTCAAGGGAACCGAGGTCAAGTCCCTGCGTCAGGGGCAAGTTAGTTTCATGGACGGCTATATTAATTTTAAGGATGGAGAAGCATGGTTGATCGGCATCCATATTGCTCCTTATGATCACGCAGGCCACACCCAGCACGAGCCGGACCGCCCGCGTAAGCTGCTGCTTCACGCACGTGAAATAGAAAAATTGCAGACAAGAGTAGACCAGAAAGGCTTGACCGTTGTTCCGGTGAAGCTGTACTTCTCAAGAGGGAAAATCAAGCTTGAGATCGCTCTTGCCAAGGGCCGCAATGTCCATAACCGCAAGGAAGAACTCAAGCGCAGGGATATAGCAAGAGATACGGCCCGTCAGCTGGCTAATTACTAG